In Carya illinoinensis cultivar Pawnee chromosome 9, C.illinoinensisPawnee_v1, whole genome shotgun sequence, the following are encoded in one genomic region:
- the LOC122276508 gene encoding LOW QUALITY PROTEIN: uncharacterized protein LOC122276508 (The sequence of the model RefSeq protein was modified relative to this genomic sequence to represent the inferred CDS: inserted 1 base in 1 codon; substituted 1 base at 1 genomic stop codon), which produces MGRGKFKNKPTGKRQFSTPEEMLAGTSKCPXTFRQVXTFFIVSFERKVMCFSLVQLGKTTELSRREREELEKQKAHEQHMKLQEQGKTEQRSRAFIPYTSTKGRSGQKAGRRRLPRN; this is translated from the exons ATGGGCCGAGGAAAGTTCAAGAACAAGCCCACTGGAAAGCGCCAGTTCTCGACTCCAGAAGAGATGC TTGCTGGTACATCTAAATGTCCTTGAACTTTTAGACAGG ATACATTCTTCATTgttagttttgaaagaaaagTAATGTGTTTTTCTCTTGTGCAGTTGGGGAAAACAACTGAACTTTCAAGGCGTGAAAG AGAGGAGTTAGAGAAACAGAAGGCTCATGAGCAACATATGAAATTGCAAGAACAGGGGAAAACAGAACAAAGATCTAG AGCGTTTATCCCTTATACGTCAACAAAGGGCAGAAGCGGCCAAAAAGCGGGAAGAAGAAGGCTG CCAAGGAACTGA
- the LOC122276507 gene encoding ras-related protein RABA1f, giving the protein MGAYRADDDYDYLFKVVLIGDSGVGKSNLLSRFTKNEFSLESKSTIGVEFATRSIRVDDKVVKAQIWDTAGQERYRAITSAYYRGAVGALLVYDVTRHVTFENVERWLKELRDHTDANIVIMLVGNKADLRHLRAVATEDAKAFAERESTFFMETSALESMNVENAFTEVLTQIYHVVSRKALDIGDDPAALPKGQTINVGTKDDVSAVKKVGCCSA; this is encoded by the exons ATGGGGGCGTACAGAGCGGACGATGATTACGATTACTTGTTCAAGGTGGTGCTGATTGGGGACTCGGGCGTCGGCAAATCGAACCTGTTGTCTAGGTTCACGAAGAACGAGTTTAGCCTGGAATCGAAGTCCACCATCGGGGTCGAGTTCGCCACGAGAAGTATTCGGGTTGATGATAAGGTCGTCAAGGCCCAGATTTGGGACACCGCTGGCCAAGAAAG GTATCGTGCAATTACGAGTGCCTATTATCGAGGTGCTGTTGGTGCTTTACTAGTCTATGACGTTACCCGACATGTTACATTTGAAAATGTGGAGAGATGGTTGAAGGAGCTTCGGGATCATACGGATGCCAACATTGTGATCATGCTTGTGGGAAACAAAGCAGACTTGCGGCACCTACGAGCAGTTGCCACTGAAGATGCCAAGGCTTTTGCTGAAAGAGAAAGCACCTTTTTCATGGAGACATCTGCCCTCGAGTCCATGAATGTTGAGAATGCCTTCACAGAAGTGCTGACCCAAATTTATCATGTTGTAAGCAGGAAGGCCCTTGATATAGGGGATGACCCAGCAGCCTTGCCCAAAGGACAAACAATCAATGTCGGAACCAAGGATGATGTATCAGCTGTGAAGAAAGTGGGATGTTGCTCTGCTTAA
- the LOC122275391 gene encoding WUSCHEL-related homeobox 9-like, with protein sequence MASSNRHWPSMFKSKPCNTHHQWQHDINSSLMSSGCNRAAYTSAGCEERSPEPKPRWNPKPEQIRILEAIFNSGMVNPPRDEIRKIRAQLQEYGQVGDANVFYWFQNRKSRSKHKLRHLQNSKNQPQQSQNNPPIKSLAATTAPSSSSSSSEKSSPKALKKTNSMSFPNVTDVSHSPTASVNHTYFQSQGEILPDPFFFAVQQTGGVHHNGGTSSFTQAFCFPELPNVAEVPEHTIGPCTSLLLNEIMNNGDSGKDDQEDQKVMKIHLQQNCIVTTHPTSHTSIVPPSIATTIGAGTDHVAHPISQIQGVGEFGALATGPSKSTVFINEVAFEVAAMPFNVREAFGDDTVLIHSSGQPVRTNEWGVTLQPLQHGAFYYLI encoded by the exons ATGGCTTCATCTAATAGACACTGGCCTAGCATGTTCAAGTCCAAGCCCTGCAACACCCACCACCAATGGCAGCATGACATCAACTCATCTCTTATGTCAAGTGGATGCAACAGAGCTGCTTATACTTCAG CTGGGTGTGAGGAGCGGAGTCCGGAGCCAAAGCCAAGATGGAATCCAAAACCGGAGCAAATTCGAATACTAGAAGCAATTTTCAACTCTGGCATGGTGAACCCTCCAAGGGACGAGATAAGAAAGATCAGAGCTCAACTGCAAGAATATGGTCAAGTAGGTGATGCCAACGTCTTCTACTGGTTCCAGAACCGAAAATCAAGAAGTAAACACAAGCTCCGCCATCTACAAAACTCAAAAAACCAGCCCCAGCAAAGCCAGAATAACCCTCCAATTAAATCCCTTGCTGCCACCACAGCTccttcatcctcatcatcttcttctgaaaAATCATCCCCTAAAGCACTCAAGAAGACCAACTCCATGAGCTTTCCAAATGTTACGGATGTTTCGCATTCCCCAACGGCCTCAGTGAATCATACCTATTTTCAATCCCAAGGTGAAATTTTACCCGACCCTTTCTTTTTCGCGGTGCAACAGACAGGAGGGGTGCACCATAACGGCGGAACGTCTAGTTTCACTCAAGCGTTTTGCTTTCCTGAACTACCAAATGTGGCTGAGGTACCTGAACACACTATTGGGCCCTGCACGAGTCTCTTGCTCAATGAAATAATGAACAATGGGGATTCAGGGAAAGATGATCAAGAAGATCAGAAAGTCATGAAAATCCATCTCCAGCAGAATTGCATCGTGACAACTCATCCAACTAGTCACACAAGTATTGTCCCTCCATCTATAGCTACCACTATTGGTGCTGGTACAGATCACGTTGCCCACCCAATCAGTCAAATTCAAG GTGTTGGGGAATTCGGCGCACTGGCTACTGGCCCTTCAAAATCAACGGTGTTCATTAACGAGGTAGCCTTTGAGGTGGCCGCGATGCCCTTCAACGTGCGCGAGGCTTTTGGCGATGATACTGTGCTAATTCACTCATCAGGTCAGCCCGTTCGCACCAACGAGTGGGGTGTCACTCTCCAGCCACTCCAGCACGGCGCATTCTATTATCTG ATTTAG